A region of the Sarcophilus harrisii chromosome 3, mSarHar1.11, whole genome shotgun sequence genome:
TAGTCAGAAACCTATTCGAAGCACATCTTACAGTCATTCTTTAGCTTAACCCTCCCccctcttactccccccccccatctttatCGAAAAGCCAAAGTCAACGTAACCCAGAAATTTTATCTGCTTTCCTTGGCTCCTTCATTCATCCCACAAGACTACCCCTCCCACAAGCACCTTATAtcttctatttaaatatatatatatatacatatatatgtatatattcatatgtctTTAATaatttggggaaggaagagagaagaagaaaaacggagaaggagaaggggagagagggcgCTTTTTCAATTGCTGCAATAATTGTCTGAGAGATGGGTTTCTTAATCTGTTCATACATTATTGACTTCTCCTCTAATATTTGGCTTTGCCTCCTTTATCGCCAGGAGATCACGTACTCGACTCCTTTGCATAACAATTTTGGAGAGGACATCCTCTGAGCTGGAAGGGACGTGACTGGAATTGAGTTGGGACTCCCGCCACCCCCATCTCGTCCCCACCTTTGGATCCTATTTCCCCCGACCGCCGCTGGGCAGCAGTCAAACTGCGTCTCGTGAAAAAGAAAGAGGGTGACTCAGCTTCCCCAAAGATTCAACTCATTTTCCAGCTCCCCTCTTACACAGTAAGGTGCTCACACACAGTCCCCTCTTTACAGTGTGATGTTCACACACTTTGTCTAGTATGAGGAGAAGATTTAAAAGAAGTGACCCAACTGAACCGGACTTCGGGGGTAGCTGATCAGTTCCTATTGGGAGAAGTTTGATGAGGACTTAGTGAGACCCTATTAGTAGGAGAGTTCTACCAGGTAAGGACAgtacttgttcagttattttagagGATGGGATGCTGGTTAAAACTTAAAGTACCACTCCAAGTGAATCCGCAATGGAAAAAAGATCTCCAGCCATTaggagttggaaaagaaaacagagaggcCCATTTTATCTATGTAGATGTTAGTGTTACTCCACGGGAGGCCCTAGTCAACTTGATGCTTCGTTGGCAACTAAAGGCCCTAATTAAGCCAAATAAGATTTACCTTAGAACAGGAAGACTTTTTTAGGAACTTTGAACTTACTCCCTGATGGAGAAATTGGAAGTTGGGTATACGTATGTCCATTTAATGGagtctttcaaaaagaaaatcaattttgcCAGTGTCTCTCAGAATATAATCccacgaacacacacacacacacacacacacattagccTAGTCAagaaaaaattcatctgaagcttGAAAGAATTTTGCAGAATAGGGAATATCTCTTTGCCTTTGCTTGGAATTTTGAAGTGACCTTCTCAGGCTGGTTCCTTTCTGATTCTTAACCTTGATAGACTTGAAATTCGAAAGTCAGGAAGAGTATGGATAAAACTTGTAGGTCCTCAGATTCTAAAGGATGCCCACTGTCTTTCCATAGCTTCAAACTCTCCACTTGGTATGTGGAATTAATATTCTCCCCTTCTATATATCCCCCCAACTACATCAACTGCTCCTAGTCTTTCTTTTCCGAAACAACTAATTTTGGAGTCGGAAGTCCCCAAAGCTCTGTCTAGAAGTCTCCACAGAGTTTTAAGTATCTGTAATCCCAGTTGCGGCTGCAGGTCTGGGATTTGGAGAGTGTGAGAAGTGACGAATATGACTCAAGCCCAGTGAAGAGTTCAGGGAAgctgaagttgaaaaaaaaaaagggggggggggcggaattTTGACCTTTAGTTGATGGGTACCAGTATACTTGCCTCTGGCCTAACCAAGTGGCTGAAGTCCCAAAGAACCAAGGCCAAGGTCCTTGAtttgccgtgtgtgtgtgtgcgcgcgcgcgcgcgtgtgtgcatgtgttatgcctttccttttcattttcagtcCTTAACTGCTGTGTCCAGACCTGCGTTCTAGATCTCTATCTAGGGAACAACctcctgggggtgggggtgagggtgggaggtggggaaggggtCCTTACTTAGGGTTTGAAGATAGGGAAACAGTCAACTTtagcagaaagaaaaattttaaagcgAGAAAACGTGGAGTCCTCTTGGAGGTTTCTAAACAAAcgactttgatttttttcttcttttatttttcttctctgtttgaTCTGGGGCCGCTGGAGAATGGATTTAACTGAATATAGAAAGAGAGCCCAAGAGGCGGGGAAGGCCCCCTCCCCGCAGACATGCACGCACGCatacacacacgcatgcacacactCGCACAGCTCGTGTGGACTACGCACCGCGACTATCCGGCGATCGAATCCAAAGCTGAGACTCGGACAGGTGGGGACTAAGAGATCCACGACTCCCAAACTGGCTCTGCCTGAAAGGCTCTGGAATGGGGTGGGAGAACGCAGTTTTCAGTTGTATTATGGGcgggagaggaaaaaataaaggacacaagaaaatcaaatcagaagcTGCGTTTTAACTTTGGTTTTAGTGGAAGGAAAGCGGGATTACTTTGGATATTTCGGTCTTGGGTTTTTGGATCCCTGTGGTTTGAATTGAACAGTGTATCAAGGTTAGGGacgggaaaaataaataaacttttatcagctctctctctctctctctctctctctctctctctctctccctgctaGAGAACTATGGTTACCAGAAACTCTTACTCCTGGTGTCTGTCTCTTTTATGTATCTTTCTGATACTCGGAAGAGATTTATTTGGGGATAGGAATCGATAGAAAATTCCTCCTTCCCCAAAATCGAAGACAGAGAACCAAGTTTTTCCTTGTTCTCTCTAGGAATCCGCAAGGGTTTGCACTTGTTTTTCAAAAACTGCGAATGCATGATTCCtcgttttaatatattttttaaaaatatacaacagatcgggagggatgggggggggggtgtagtgACAATGGAATAAGTTTAGAAGGTAAAGGAAATCATGCCCTTCTTTGaatctccctcattttaaaagatgctttATTATCTTAGGGGTattatttccctccttttcaaaatctttcaaaggCCAGATTTGTAAGGGTTTTGTTTTCTCCCGGGAGTCTTATTCTGTTCTTTGAAAGGATGAAGGGGAAACATTTATTTCGAATTGTATTGGTCCAATAAACTTAGAACCACTTCACCCGAACAGACACTGAAGGAACTTTAGTACCTGGGGTGAAGATGAGAAGTTGGGCGAAATGGGAcagtagaataagaaaaataaaatccaaatttttttttatattacaatcCCCCAATCCTACTCAATTTAATTCATATTAAGATATTTCTTTGCAAACTAGTATTTGACTTTCCATGAACATGCACACACGTGTGTAGTTTTAGATACACAAACTCATGGAAATGTATTTTACCGAAGGGACTATTGTCAGCTTACACAAATAAATCCACCATCACAATTTCTAGGGCTAAGGACATTTTGTTTCCAAGggcccttctcttttccccttctttttcttctcctttctttagaATCACCCCAGCTCTAAGTTTCTAGCAGAACTCCTTCCGGTACCTATCATCAAACGAATCCCTCCACCCCCATTATTGCTTTCAAATGAAGACTGAATCCCCGAGCGATAATTGAATTAGTCTATTGAAAGGACTGTCAGGTACAATGACGTGGTTCGAGCCCGCACATTTCCCAAGGTCTATAGGCTTTGGGGACCTGCGATGTATAGTGTGACCTTACAGCTCATAATAATACTGCTGCACTTGTAGTAGAAATCTACTCGCATTCACTTCCAACAAAACCGCTGGTCACCCAGTCCCCGTAGGAAGACTGGAATCTATTGTGTTAGAACAACTCATTTATGTCCTGCACCATAAGGCCCCAATGTGATCTGATCTAGACTCGAAATAGGATTACCACCGTGTATATTAAACACATGGATATACTTCCTatcacacacagagaaagactgtcgattttttttttttttttttttttaccaattattCTCTCCATCTTTAAAATCACATAGAACCCAAACTAACTTgtcttaacaaaaataaaaataaacctctggtaaaacaacaacaacaacaacaaacacttTACTTAAAGGAAAGACTATCCGGAATGCACTTTCATAACCATACACGAACACAAAGATACAGAAaaacataatacacacatatcaCGAACTGAGGTCTAGCTAAAGCTGGGTCCTCTATGCAACGGGCATtgagagcaaaaaggaaaataaatcttgCAGATTGTTTTCTTACATTCCTAAATATCGCCAGAACCCTCTTCATCCCTGGGGCCTTGACACCCCCATACTGTTACTAACATTATTTCCCCCCGGGAGATTTAGTTTCTGTAACACATATATACTTACCTCGTATCAATTCCCCCAATTCCTTCGTTCAACAGAAGGCTACCACTTTGGAAAGGTGAGAAGGCTAGGATCTGACAATTAGTAACCACAATGACCTTAAATCTGGGTTACAAAAATACTCCTTCCTCGAAAGGTGGACACGGGAAGGCAGAATGGCACACTGAGACTTATAATCAAAGACACCTTCCCCCTTTAGATGGAAATGGAAGCTGGTCTGAGGGGAGACCAAAACTATCCGGTTTTTCCAAGGGAGAAAGTGAAATCTCTCTTGAACCCAACGCGAAAGGTTGACTCTATGACGGAAGTGTTCTTCCCTTCTGCCCTTCCTCTCTAACTTTCCAGGGTGGATGGGAGAAAAGGAACCTGGCCGGACCGGGGGCACCACAACACCTATAAACTTCTCGAGTGCTCTAAGATTCAGGCCCGGAGAGAAGGGAGTAGATAGATCCTTCTTTCTTCCTGAGcactttctcttctatctcctccccccccccccccccccccattcaatGTAACCACCTTTTCCCACCCCTCCCTAGGATCCCAAATTCAGATTTTCTCCAGAAAGAGAATTTCATCTCCCCAAGAGAAGGAAATTACCCTTCTACGAAACTTAGGGAAAAAGAGCCCCTAAAGAAGGCACCTCTTTAAGAGAGAGCACCCTCAcccctaatttccaattttattttaatgtaccACAATTGAGCCAGAGAAGAAGTGGAGCTTGGAGAGAGGGCAGGGAAACAGGGCGGGGGTCTTGAGGTGCGGAGGTGAGCTGACCGAGCGGCCATCCCGCGCCGGGGCCCCGGCTTTGGGGGCTGGGAGCGCGCATTGTGCTCCACATTACAGTCGGAGCTATAGGGCCGGCGGTGCATTTATCATCCCATTACTGTAACAAATCCGGGCTCCACTAcatgaaaggtaaaatgaattACCGACGTTAAGCCGTCAATAAAGTCATTTCTGTAAATGGTGTCTCCAAAGGGCCGCCGCATTATTCAGCTGGCTTTATCAGCAGCCTGGAAATTACGTGGAGGAGTCGGGCCGCGTGGAGCGCGGGCCCCGCTCACTTTGATTAAGCGTCTTGCCAGCGCAATGTGACAGAGCTTTTGACCAGGTTTTTATTCACAGTCCTGTGATGAACGCCAAGCTGATCAGGCGGAATGAAGAGTAATTAAAACCTATAAATTATCTTCCGCAGCCCTTCTCGAGGCGTCTCCTGCAGGCGAGATAACGCGTCGAGACCCTATTTACGGTGCTGAAAGGGACCGCGCTGCACAAAAGCTACGTGGCTAAATAGGATATTGATAGTGTCCTAATTAGAATTTAATTAAGTACCCACGCTCGCTTGCGGGATAAAGATTTCAATTTTGCtaacttaaatataaataaaatcccACCCCCCCATTTTGGTGCCTGGATGTCTGAGGGGGTTGAGGGAGGCACACTGGGACAGAGTGCCCCAATATTTTGTTAGATGGGGGGGCAGAGGAACCCCACCACCCCCAGGTGGGTGGCAGTGTTATTTGAGCGGCCGAAGTCAGCAGATAGAAGTCCCTTCTCAGTAAAAGGATCCGACGAATTCTCCTTTTGCCCTCAGTCTCCTTCCAACTCCTGATACCCTGacatcttttacctttattctaaaGGCGACAAAGATGCCGGTGCCTCCAAGGGGATCCATAGATTAATTgtgaaaataggaagagaaatcaAAATCTCCGAACTGGGGCTAGTTCATCTCAGTTACCTCAGTATCTCACTTGACatgcttttttcatttatccCCCTCTCcacatctccccccccccaatttactTTTCATAAAAACAATCGGACAATGaccgtgtgtgtgcgtgtgtgtgtgtgtgtgtgtgtgtgaattcttGAAGTGTAGACCAGGCCTCCAAAAGAAGATggagatgaaaatggaaaattggCCCGGGATCTCCCCCACTCCACCCCAGAGTCTCCAAATATCCAGCTCTTCTCCCAAggggaagtgaagaaggaaacagGTTAGGATTTAAAATCCCTCACCAGAAATACTCTGAGCTTCCGTCTCCCAGAGAATAGGGACTGAGGCAAAAGAAGTGGAATATTTCGGGGTGTTCATAAGCGGGGGAACCCTCCCAAAcatctctactctcaaggaaaTGTTAGTAAATCGAAGAACGGAGGTCAGTCTGCTAAACTAGATTCAAAGTAAACAACTCCATAAACCACGTTCAGACAAAATTTTAAGGGTCCCAGAACATGGAGGAAGTGGTGGAATGGTGAACTGGTGCTGGTGGCGGTACTTATTTTTAGGAGAATTGAAGAATAATCATTATTCTATgccaagaaaatgagaaaagagtgAGTATTCGAAATCATTATACCAAGGAGCATATTATATGTAAGggtttgggttttaaaaaaaattacctggcaGGAAAATATTTATCAACAAGTTTGGCCTTTAGCCAATGTCCCTATGGTGCAAAGATCTTTTCCTCCTGTCTTTCAAACAGGAGCTTCTCCTTCTCATCCCTAGTATCAGCATCTGGAGATTTCCAGGCAAGcaacttcttttctcttttggagTTGCAGCTTCCTGACCAGTATAGAAGCCTAACTACAGAGAGGAATCCTACAACTACTATTCTTTCAGAAGGTTAACTGTCAAATCCACTTCTGACTAATAACAAAGGTAAGACGTGTATATTGGGATCTTTGCTATATGCTCAAGTACATCCAAATTGTATTTCTTACACCCCAGTACTTGCGCTGGCTGGCTATGAGTTATTCGAGATAGTTAAGTCAACTcaactcagaaaaggaaaaaaggacaacAAAAAGGCTGACGGATGCTTATCAGATATAGAAACCCTAACCGCATGAAGTGCCTAAACTAGTCATGTTAGCTTGTCCCTGATAGTTGCCTTGGTTcgattaagaaaaagaaaaaaaaaaaactttctctaaatctatatcaaattaaacCCGTGTTTAATAATATCGGAGAACAAATTTCATATCGTATCATCGTCGTAACCATCATTATAGCCATCACTGTCACTTATGTCTACTCCAGTCAAATGACAACTTCTCAGTTTCCATAGAAGAAAGCAAAAGGATTAGATTCTTGAAGTGAAGAGAGACGGCACCAAAGTCTTTTCCCTTCTGACCCTGCCTGGCCTGCTGAATATGAACCCGTAATCCTACCCAGCATGACTAGAACAAGCTTTTTTTATggagttaattttatatttacgTACATCCCAAATAACAGCTCCCCCTCTCCACACTCACACTTAGGGGATGGGGCAGGAAAGAGATGGAGGCTAAGCTTagggaaaaaggagaactttggGGAGGGGGTGATGAAGAgtagggggtggaggaagagacgAGTGGAGAATGGACGCACTAGTCTACCCCGCGACTCCCCCTTTCGCCGCTCCAACCCCAAGGATTATTTATCCGCAAAGTTCCAAGCCCACTCATTGGCCTGCGTCACGGGTGACAGCGAGAGTCGCGGTTCGCTATTGGTCTCTCACACGTGCGGCCCAGACTCACGTGCTTCCGGTTTGAATGCAAAAAGTGTGCCtgggtgaaatttttttttttttttaagagagagagtTTGTGCAAAGATCGGAGCTGtcagagatttgaaaaaaaaaaaaaaaaaaaaaaaaggaaaaggaaaaaaaaaagcccaggcGCGGTGGCGGAGACACTCTCTCCCTGCAAAAAAAGCAAAGGCGATTAAAGGCGCTGCCAACCTCGAGCTGTGGGCAAAGCTGAGCATGACACTTGGGGAAGTCAAACCCCTCACTATTGCTTAGGAGGATGGCTAGATTTTaaggattggattttttttttccctttaagaaaaaatattttatttgggggaGCTTTTCCTGGTGTGGCTTtccttccttaaaaaacaaaacaaaacaaaacaaaacaaaaaaaaaaaacaacaacaacaacaacaaaaaaaaaaaccaaccaaaatcAAAAACTGAATCtggttgcaaaaagaaatagccaAGTGTCTTCATTTCTGGATATCTGCAAATTAGAGAGGAAAACATCTGCTCGGTAAAAGAGAGATTCGAGACAAGCGTCtggtcttttcccctctcttctttttcttctcctttttcttctcttcctctttttttctccttcttcttcctctctttctttcctccccgcACCCCCACCGGCCACTGGCAAAGTGGGGTGGAGAGAGaagcgggggggagggggaaggaagccGCGTCCGGGGCGGCGGGGCGGCTGAGTATGGAAGAGCAGCAGCCGGAGCATAACAGTCAGCGCGACTCCACCGTGGGCACTGCGAGCCACAacagcagcagcggcagcagcagcagcagcagcggcagcagcagtagcagcagcagcagcaacagcaactgcagcagcagcagcgggagcagcagcagcggcagcgaTGGAGACAGCGTGCCAGTGTCCCCGCAGCAAGCTCCTTCCTCTCCTGCAGCACCCTGCCTCCAGCCCCtaccccaccaccaccatcatcaccaccaccatcaccaccaccatcatcaccagcCCCCGCCGCCGCCACAGCCGATGCCAGCGCCTCCTCACCAGCCGCCCCcaccaccgccgccgccgccgccccagCAGCACCGCACCACCAACTTTTTCATAGACAACATTTTAAGGCCAGACTTTGGTTGCAagaaggagcagcagcagcaacagcagctcTTGGTTGGAacgggaggaggaggaagtggaggTAGTGCTGTTtctggtagtggtggtagtggaggaggaggaggaggtggaggaggaggaggaggaggaggaggaagccgggcagagagagacagaggccaGGCAGCCGCAGGTAGAGACCCGGCCAATCCTCTGGGCACGCGGCCGGCCAACCCGGCTTCACTTCTCTGCTCAGCAGATGCGAACTGTGTGACGCCCGACGGCTCTGCGCCGGCTCCCGCCACCGCAGCTTCCAAAGCCAACCCAGCGGCCGcggccgctgctgctgctgccgcagCGGCTGCAGTGGCGGCGGCAGCGGCTGCAGCAGCCGCTGCATCCAAGCCTTCGGAAGGAAGCGGGGGAAGTCCTGGAGCAACCGGCGCTAAATACGGGGAACATGGGAACCCGGCTATTCTACTCATGGGCTCGGCCAACGGCGGACCGGTGGTTAAAACTGACTCGCAGCAACCGCTAGTCTGGCCCGCTTGGGTCTACTGTACTCGTTACTCAGACCGCCCATCTTCTGGTGAGTACCCCCTTTGAAGTGAGTCCTCACTCCCTATCCTTCTGGAGTCACTGATAGACACTCTCTACCCAATTCCGCCAATAGCTTTTAGAAACCAAAATAATAATGcattttccttcccccattcctccCAACCTATCCTATTCCTTTCTCTATTCCTCTTCTTTCACCTCTACTCGCATGTTTTATTTGTTCCTCCTTTTCTGCGATGTCTTCATATTTCGCCCAGCCTGAAGTTCTGGAACTATTGGGGTTGGTCACCGAGGAAGATTCACTATTGAATTCCAAGCACTTTAAAGCATTATTCATAataatttctccctccttccttttcttgggTTGGTTAAGGAGGACTTGTGtttgataaatattggaaggccTGGGCtagaaaattagattttatatCGTAAAGAACGTAGCCTGCAATTATAGATATGTGATATGTGTGTattagaatgagagagagagagagagagagagagagagagagagagagagagagagagagagagagagatttttttccttgggTACGGGAAGGAGGCCCTGTCGTGAGGCAAAGAAACAAGGAGCTTTTATAGAATAATTCTCAAAAGGAATCACAAGGATCCCCTGGGTTGTTAAGAGAGAGAAAGTAGGCGTTAAGATAGTCCAGAATATGAATCTTCTCTTTAGGAAGAAGGAGGtaggggggaggaaaaaaaatctataggacagaaataagaaaagaaagaagcctGAGCAGGCCCTAAGGCCAGCTTCTGCGTCTTGCTGCTTACACTGCACTGTTTGCCTTCGAAACTAggctttcaaagtcctttttttcCGTTAGCCCTTTTTCCTTTGCTCTCAGTCAGGACACAACACCTACCATTCCCGATTGTTTTGAGgtgtttctccctccccccccaacgttcctttttttccccctttggtgaCACAGAGACATTAGCAAGATTCCCATTAGTGTGTCTTCTACTTCATTGGGCTGCTCCTAGCTTGTTTCCTCAGTCTCCGACATTGGACCTCAACTCTTAGGCCCTAATTCTCTTCCCGTCTTagtggggagagaagaaggaatccTCATCTACTCAGTTCTCAAATCCCATCTCAGTCAAGCCAAACTTGGGCTGAGGAAAGAGGTAAAAGTTGAGAGACCGGAGAATATTTCGTGGGGTAGGAGATCGGAACTCTATGCAGGTATCCGGGAGTTTCCCAACttcccatttccattttcttttctccttccccttccccttcaatTCTGTCCCGAATTCCTTGGACTGCAGAGCCAATCGATAGACCGCTATCAGCCTCAGCCATCTCGATCCCCCCGTTATTGACACGTCGGTCTCCCTGAACCTCCGAAAAGCTGCTTTGATTGACTCGCCTGATGGATAGAGTGATTGAGCTGTCAGATCGGCTGCTAGGGCTGGCCGGGGAGAAAAGATTTTATTGCCTATGCTCACTGTGTCCATACACATGCACCATCATAAACTCAGTCTTAAGATATACATAGATAGGAGACCAAGCTGTGGTCGACCCTCTCCCTTcacattattaaagaaataaattaaatgccttctctttcttcattggGATTCTGCCTTGTCTAACTTAGCGTTTTTGCTCTTGGTATCGAGAGTTTTAGCGTCAGGGATTCGAACGGTATCTCCTGTAACTTCCTGGAACACAGGATTTTTCTAGAAAGAATGGAGAATTTTGATTTGTAGTGGAAAATGGACTTTAGACGTCTGCTCGCTAAccggaaaggggagggggggggttcAGTTAGCAATAACCTAGAGAAAGCTTTCCCCCAGGAAGAATGAGCTCCAGGATCCCATCAAATGAGCCCCCTTTTAATCTAGTGCTTTGATACTGTGATATTGTATCCTCTTTTTTCCAGCATGAAGAGACTAGGTTATCTGAGAGAAAGATGTCCCCAGTCTCTAAACTACATTCAGGAGTGGCTTGGCTAACAGGCCCCAAATTCCCTAGGCCCTGACTGATGGTTACATCAAAAgctaatagtttttccttttggggCTCACTGTGGGGTTCATAGCCCAAATCCATTTACTGTTGGGAGACTAGAATTTGTTCAAAGCTTCCATGTTTATATTCCCTTCTGGTAGCAGAAACCAAGTGATGGGGCATTTCCCTTAATGGTGGCACTGTCATTGGAGTACTTCAAGCTTTAGGCtttttataaatagaaaggaattagCTTCTTAACAAGGAAAGGCCAGGAGACTTCAGCTTCTACTGTTTATCCCTTCTCAAAAATCTCCATTTCTAATCTTTCCGTTCCCAATTGCAAAAGTCCTTAAGaatcaaatatcaaaaaaaaaaaaaaaaaaaaaaaaaaaaaataggatgggaATATAGGTGTACTGAAGCATGGATCAGGTAGAGGGATAGGCCAACTGACAGCTGTGAGATCTTAAAATCTCTGTCCATTTATGTAGCTCTATAGTTTTCTATCCTTATCTTTATTCTATTTCCAGTCCCCTATCGACTGTCAAAATACTACATAACCTAGGTGTATAGAAAGCTCAGCAGACTTGCAGAATTTATCGCCTGGGATCCATGAATCCTGGCTGCTGTATGCCCATGTCCTTGGTCTCTGGATGAAGTCCTGCATTATATGTAGAAGCTTTTTCCGTTCCCCCTTTCCCGTTTGTGTTTTGGTCTAGAAATATCGATGAGGGAAGCAAAGGGCCAGGGAGTACTTTATCTTGGAAAAGGCAGAAGggctaaaaacaaataaacaatttcaatttccttatgttgcttttctttttttgattcgt
Encoded here:
- the EN1 gene encoding homeobox protein engrailed-1, with amino-acid sequence MEEQQPEHNSQRDSTVGTASHNSSSGSSSSSSGSSSSSSSSNSNCSSSSGSSSSGSDGDSVPVSPQQAPSSPAAPCLQPLPHHHHHHHHHHHHHHHQPPPPPQPMPAPPHQPPPPPPPPPPQQHRTTNFFIDNILRPDFGCKKEQQQQQQLLVGTGGGGSGGSAVSGSGGSGGGGGGGGGGGGGGGSRAERDRGQAAAGRDPANPLGTRPANPASLLCSADANCVTPDGSAPAPATAASKANPAAAAAAAAAAAAAVAAAAAAAAAASKPSEGSGGSPGATGAKYGEHGNPAILLMGSANGGPVVKTDSQQPLVWPAWVYCTRYSDRPSSGPRTRKLKKKKNEKEDKRPRTAFTAEQLQRLKAEFQANRYITEQRRQTLAQELSLNESQIKIWFQNKRAKIKKATGIKNGLALHLMAQGLYNHSTTTVQDKEESE